Genomic window (Ananas comosus cultivar F153 linkage group 1, ASM154086v1, whole genome shotgun sequence):
GCAAAGCTTTCCAACCACACCCGAGCACTTGATCAAGTCAAATTCTTGGCGTCAGACTGGAACACGTGCCTCTAATTGTCTCGCCTCTTTATTTGACTGGTTGACCAATTACTTCGTTTTTTTGTTTGGTTCCTCTGCTGACTTGTTTCCTTATTCCCAAttacttttttttgctttttctttattagttcttttttattttattttattttcttggccGATCCTGGTtgtttttatttagtaaatataatttattttcctaataaataaagcatatagctttttttttttctcaataataataataataataataatatatcaaaattttttagccaatttgcataaaaaattcacttattttgggcttttgcaaaatcgggccacctttttcgtttttgcagattcggtccgctttttcagcaaactgaccaaaatacccttatttctttttctctttcctctttctctctcctcttcgttctctcgttcttttttttttcgccggaaaaaaaaaagcaaaggcCAAgcggagcaattttttcttctttttttctttttcttcttcttctttctcctgctggagcacctttttttttccctcttcttttcttctttttcttcttcttcttcttcttccctcctcGTGACCGGCTGTTCGAGTCCTGGCTCCACCCGGCCCAGTACCGCACCCGCCACTGCAAGGACGAGACCGGCTGCGCCCGCCTCGTTTGCTTCTTCGCCCACAAGCCCGACGAGCTCCACGCCGTCAACCCCTCCCTCGCCTCCGTCTCCGCCGGCCtcgccctcccctcccctcgcTCCTCcaacgacgccgccgccgccctcatcCTCttccagcagcagcagaagaccCTGCTGCCGCCGTCGTCGTCATCCCCCTCCTCGTGCTGCGCCCGGGGGAGCTCCACCCGCGGCTCCGCTCCGCAGGCCGCGTGCActgttaatggtgtaattacaccattacaccattaatggtgcaattGGTTGACCATGTACACGAATTATGAAAAACCCGGCCAGCCAGAATCGGAGTGCCGCGCGGATTCCGCGCGTCGACTGCGCTCTCTGCGGGCGACGTCGCGTACGGAGAGGCGAGGCTTGGGTATAACACGGCCAACTCGAAGCTCGGCTGACCAGACCTCCCCGCGGCCCCGCACGACCCGACGCCCGCAGTCGCCGCCGAGTGCCACCGCCCGTGCGTGCCGCGGCGCCCCCCGAAGCTCCGTCCGCAGAGCTCGGCTCGGCGGCGCCATCGCCGGCAGAGCTCGTCAGCCGCCGACGCCGCGCCTCGGTCCGacccgccgcggccgccgcggccTCGTTCGCCACGGccgcccgcgccgccgccgccgcccgctgGATCGGCCGTGGCAGCGGGAGTCGAAGCACGCGGGGCGTCTCGCCTTTTCTTCCCTTCCCAAACACCAGGCCACTCCTCCCCCCCCGCCCACCGCCGACGGCGGCACTCTCCGGCACCGCACCTCGTCCCCCCCTTCTCGCCGCCGGGGCGGCGTAACGCCGAGGAGAGCGGATGCGCAGACAATCCCGCCGCAATCGCGTGGCCGCTACGCACGCCGGACCGTGGGTGGTGAGGGAGGATGGCGTCTCCTTCGCCCCGCTACTGTTTCTGCTTCTGCATTCGGCCACTTCTGCATTTCTGGGAGAAGTCAGGACATGGTCGGAGGAGAGGATTTTTGGAGAAGTCGAGACATGGTCATCGAGGAGGTATTCAGTGAGAGAGTCGAGACTGGTCAGAGGGGAGGATTCGGGAGAAGTCTCTAGGACATggtcggaggaggagagggggctTCATCCAGGGACGCGATGGGCCATCTTCACTGCGGCGCCCTCCGCCGGGCGCCCACCCGCGCGGCGGTGGCGCTCGGTGCCGGCGAGCATGGCTTCactgcggcggcgccgcgaACTCACCCGCGCTCGCACTCGGCGTGCCGCagtgcaccattaatggtgtaattaccaCCATGTACCATAATGGATTAATGGTGTGAATTTTCACCATTAATTGTTAATGGTTACATATTAATGGTTAAGTTTCAccttaatggtgtaatggtgcaccatacAACCGTTaaggtgtaattacaccattacccaTTAAATGTGGTAATAgctgcaccattacaccatttatGACGAAGGAAGAACTAGCCGCGACTGCCGCGTACGCCCGCCGTCGCCGCGGTGACCGGCCCGACTCCGTGCACCATTACAcattacgaagaagaagaagcgtcGGAGATGTGCGACGGCGGCCGACGCCGCCCGAGCGAGCGCGGCGGCGCGCGTGACCGCCGCCCTCGACCGGCGCGACGTCCCCGGCTGCGACACCCCGCTCCACCTCGCCGCCCGCCTCCCGCGCGCCCCTACCCTCGCCGCGGCGCTCGCGGTCGCTGGTGCCGACCCCTCCCTGCAGAACGCCGCCGAGTGGACGCTACTTGGCGAGGCCGGAAGTTGCCGTGGCgcgccccgtgctcttacaggaagaagaagaagaagaagaagaagaagaagaagaagggaaaaaaaaaaaagtgctccagcaggaggaagaagaagaaaaagagaagaaaaaattgctccgcctggcttcgcttttttttccggcggaaaaaaaaaaagaacgagagaacgaagaatagagagaaagaggaaagagaaaaaataataagggtattttgattagtttgctaaaaaagcggaccgaatctgcaaaaacgaaaaaagtggcccgattttacaaaagtccaaaataagtggattttttatgcaaattggccaaattttttaaataatttattattttattttttatttcaaaataatttaatttaattttttatttttattttaattatgaaCCAAATATGCACTCGAAGAGTtacccaatccaatccaatccatcACACACCTCTCCTCCAAAATGGGTTCACGGATATTATTGTAGTTGCATTGAACACTGGTTCGCTTTGTTGTACAACAAACGCACTGAAAAAAGATCAAACACTCCCACACTCtctatccctctctctctctctctctctctctctctctctctctctccaaactcACATGTCTCCTGCTCTCTTCTGCTGCTCACCAGTACTTGCTAACACTTCCTCTCTCAAACTCACCTCCCTTGACACACCCCACAATCCCCCTCCCTCCTCCGACNTAACGGTGCACGCGGCCCGCGGAGCGGAGCCGCGGGTGGAgctccggcgccgccgcagTGAAGCCATGGCTCGCCGGCGGTGGCGCCGCCGCAAGCAGTGAAGATGCCCACCGCTCCCTGGATGACaggccccctcctcctcccccccgaCCATGTCCTCGACTTCTCCCAGAAGCAGAAGccgaagcagaagcagaagcggGGCGAAGGAGACGCCTCCTCCCTCACCGCGACGGTCCACGGCGGCCGTAGCCGCCACGCGATGCGCGGGATCGTCCGCAGCATCCGCTCCCTCGGCGACGCCGcccccgcggcggcggaggcgggggaCGAGGTGGCGGCGCCGGAGAGGCCGCCGCGGCCGtgggcgggggcgggggaggAGACGCTGGTGTTCGGGAGGGAGAAGAAGGCGAGGGCGCCGCCGAcggcggcggagcggaggcTTCCGGCGGCGGAGCTGGCGCGGCTGAGGTCGGCGGCGAGGGGGACGGAGCGGCGGTGGGTGCGGGCGAAGAAGGCCGGGTTGACTccggaggtggtggaggagattGCTAGGGTTTGGAGGACGCGCGAGCTCGCCGCGGTCAGGATCGTCGAGCCGCTGCGCCGCAACATGGATCGCGCGAGGGAGATCGTCGAGGTCCCGTAGCTCTCTAATTCTCCAATTTACGCAAGCAATTGAATCGCACTTGATTGATTTCATCTTCTCCAATAACATCTTGTGTAGGCAAAAACAGGAGGATTGGTAGTTTGCACCAAGAGAGATATTCTTGTTGCTTACAAAGGACCTGGTGAAAAACTACTAGATGATATTAGGGACAGCAATTGTATGTCCCCGACGAATTATAATCGAAATGAGagtaaaaaggaaaatttaGAGCCCCGCGGGACGCTTTATGAGAGAGAAACCAACAGATTGCTGGATGGTTTAGGCCCGCGGTTTATCGATTGGTGGTGGAAAAAGCCGTTGCCTGTCGATGCAGATCTACTCCCGGAAGTCGTTCCGGACTTCAGGACTCTGTTCCGACAGTGCCCTCCTGGAGTGAGACCGCAGCTGAGAGATAATGAGTTAACGTATCTACGAATGCTCGCACGCCCTTTGCCAACGCATTTTGCCCTAGGTGATTATTATACTAGTCGGACTTGTTTGAAAAGGCTTCAATGACTTTTTCAGTGATATCCTTCCCAATATCTACCTGTTGTAGCAGAAGCAGTAACCTCGAATTGATACTTCTCGGTCACTTGATAAATTGCTTCTACATACGCAAGCACTTATTTACAAGAAAATGCATCACAATGTTGATAGTAGGAAGTTCTAAGTGTAATGTTGTCTCTTATTTTGTGGAAGGTAAGAACAAAGGACTTGAAGGCTTGGCTGCTGCAATTTTGAAGCTTTGGGAGAAAAGTCTCGTCGCAAAAATTGCTGTAAAAGTCGGAATTCCTGACACCAATAATGAGCTAATGGCATGCGAACTTAAGGCAAGTTGCACTGCTTTTCTGCTGTGCTGCTTCCGTACTATAACTTATTTTTAGCCAATTCATGTTTATGGTTTATTGTGATTACACCTGTAAAGAGACTCCTCTTTTCCTCTTGCATACCTTAATGGCGGTGTTTTGGTTGTATAGTAGTTTAATAATGACACTTATTCGCACTATAGATTAGCTATAGTTTTATACTATGATCGCACACCAAAGCAAAACTCAAAACTATTTTCAAAACTCTTTTGAAAATAAAGAGGTCTATGAAAACTTTTTAACATACTACGATGATCTCTTCTCCTTTTGCAAGGTTGTTCTTCTGATTAAAAAAACTTTCTCAATG
Coding sequences:
- the LOC109714333 gene encoding chloroplastic group IIA intron splicing facilitator CRS1, chloroplastic: MPTAPWMTGPLLLPPDHVLDFSQKQKPKQKQKRGEGDASSLTATVHGGRSRHAMRGIVRSIRSLGDAAPAAAEAGDEVAAPERPPRPWAGAGEETLVFGREKKARAPPTAAERRLPAAELARLRSAARGTERRWVRAKKAGLTPEVVEEIARVWRTRELAAVRIVEPLRRNMDRAREIVEAKTGGLVVCTKRDILVAYKGPGEKLLDDIRDSNCMSPTNYNRNESKKENLEPRGTLYERETNRLLDGLGPRFIDWWWKKPLPVDADLLPEVVPDFRTLFRQCPPGVRPQLRDNELTYLRMLARPLPTHFALGKNKGLEGLAAAILKLWEKSLVAKIAVKVGIPDTNNELMACELKRLTGGVLILRNKFFIILYRGKDFLPGRVADSIIERETVLYDQQLAEEEARSKAAATFQLVDGLLSNPCSIGTFREYQEIQVNHIDRKTELCEAKLKLEAEKVRLEKEIKEQERQLFNLTRKIEKSEKVLANLNSSRSSSDQTSDQELLTEEERQTFRTIGLKMDEHLLLGRRGIYDGVIGNIHQHWKHREVVKVITMQKGIQQIRYTASQLEIESGGTLIAVEKLRSSNAIIIYRGKNYRRPLKLLPDNLLTKKEALERSIEVQRRGSLKFFARQREESIWDLKRRLRDLEEEIREITPGKSAHPR